The following are encoded together in the Acetobacter vaccinii genome:
- a CDS encoding ABC transporter ATP-binding protein has product MTTLLTAQDISVSLSRTAPPVLAELTLEVAQGETLAVLGASGTGKTTLARTLAGLRHPDTGRVTFRGVDVRHLGARTHRALRCDLQMIFQDPYSSLDPRQTIGQALAEPLLARIQDSASRTLRIESILHALALPADTQARRPHEFSGGQRQRIAIARALVGEPALVIADEAVSALDASVQARVLNILLEQQRRTGLALVFISHDMAVVRHMAHRVIVLDKGHIVEDGPTEKVFTAPQAVATRRLLQAAA; this is encoded by the coding sequence ATGACAACTCTCCTGACCGCACAGGACATTTCAGTGTCATTGTCTCGCACCGCTCCACCCGTGCTGGCGGAATTAACGCTTGAGGTCGCACAGGGGGAAACTCTGGCTGTGCTGGGGGCCTCGGGCACGGGCAAGACCACACTGGCACGCACCCTTGCCGGGCTGCGCCACCCGGACACAGGCCGCGTCACGTTCCGTGGGGTTGATGTCAGGCACCTTGGCGCACGCACACACCGAGCCTTACGCTGCGACCTGCAAATGATTTTTCAGGACCCCTACAGTTCCCTGGACCCACGCCAGACTATCGGACAGGCCCTGGCTGAACCCCTGCTGGCCCGCATACAGGACAGCGCAAGCCGCACATTGCGTATTGAAAGCATCCTGCACGCGCTGGCACTCCCCGCCGACACACAGGCCAGACGCCCGCATGAGTTTTCCGGCGGGCAACGCCAGCGCATTGCCATTGCCCGCGCCCTTGTGGGAGAGCCCGCACTGGTGATCGCGGACGAAGCTGTGTCAGCACTGGATGCCTCCGTGCAGGCACGGGTGCTGAACATTCTGCTGGAGCAACAGCGGCGCACCGGGCTGGCGCTGGTCTTTATCAGCCATGACATGGCGGTTGTCAGGCACATGGCGCACCGGGTTATTGTGCTGGACAAAGGCCATATTGTGGAAG
- a CDS encoding ATP-binding cassette domain-containing protein has translation MTTPLFEADTLTVRARNPSGWHDILRDISFHIKPGDILGVVGESGSGKSTLGLACLDLLGSAFHISGTRRVKGHNIDTMAEKARTAIRGRTIGYVPQEPMTALNPGMTVTQHLAEGLRHSTALSRQAKAERIGELLQAVGLDSGPHLRQAYPHTLSGGQRQRILLAAALAGKPDLLIADEATTALDPASRDTVVALLKAQAAERGMATILISHDLELVARHTSSLLVLRGGSIVEQGQTATVMAQPASVYLRSLLALSLRFTPRAPLSLFPEQAIQGAEV, from the coding sequence ATGACCACCCCGCTGTTTGAGGCTGACACCCTGACCGTACGTGCCCGTAATCCGTCGGGCTGGCACGACATCCTGCGTGACATCTCCTTTCATATCAAACCCGGTGATATTCTGGGTGTTGTCGGAGAGTCCGGCAGTGGCAAGTCCACACTGGGGCTGGCCTGCCTGGACCTGCTGGGCAGTGCCTTCCACATTTCCGGCACACGGCGGGTGAAGGGCCACAACATCGACACCATGGCTGAAAAGGCGCGTACCGCCATCCGTGGGCGCACCATTGGCTATGTTCCGCAAGAACCCATGACGGCGCTAAACCCCGGCATGACAGTTACCCAGCATCTGGCAGAAGGACTACGCCACAGCACAGCCCTATCCCGACAGGCCAAGGCAGAACGGATTGGAGAACTGCTACAGGCTGTCGGGCTGGACAGTGGGCCACACCTGCGCCAAGCCTACCCGCACACCCTGTCGGGCGGGCAGCGCCAGAGGATTCTGCTGGCCGCAGCCCTGGCCGGAAAACCAGACCTGCTGATTGCCGATGAAGCAACCACTGCGCTGGACCCTGCAAGCCGGGACACTGTTGTTGCACTGCTCAAGGCGCAGGCGGCAGAGCGGGGCATGGCAACCATTCTTATCTCCCACGATCTGGAACTGGTAGCCCGCCATACCTCATCCCTTCTAGTGCTACGGGGCGGGAGTATTGTTGAACAGGGACAGACCGCCACTGTCATGGCACAGCCTGCGTCCGTGTACCTTCGGTCCCTGCTGGCCCTCTCCCTCCGTTTCACGCCCCGCGCACCGCTGTCACTCTTTCCTGAACAGGCCATACAGGGGGCGGAAGTATGA
- a CDS encoding ABC transporter permease, which translates to MTTLPQPPTPRRFRHLTLISGSLLVLLVLLPALVLWVQHIGHGFAINLHDRLKPPSLTHWLGTDPLGRDTLALVLVAAFNSLAISITAMALALLVGTALGLVAAEAGGKTGILTDGLSDLGIAFPPVITAALLVTLYGAGVGEEILALALFFIPSFIRLSQQSASAILSQDYCAAARLAALNTLHIHWRHVLPNMVPVLVVQFSVSVALALLAETGLSYLGLGAPPPLPELGRLLASYQVHIFDHLLLVAVPGLVVVMLVLGVNMLGDGLRDLFDIQEKSA; encoded by the coding sequence ATGACCACACTGCCACAGCCCCCCACCCCGCGCAGGTTCAGGCACCTTACCCTGATCAGCGGTAGCCTGCTGGTTCTGCTTGTGCTGCTGCCGGCCCTTGTCTTGTGGGTTCAACACATAGGCCACGGCTTTGCCATCAACCTGCATGACAGATTAAAGCCTCCCTCCCTCACCCACTGGCTTGGCACCGACCCGCTGGGCCGGGATACCTTGGCCCTGGTGCTGGTGGCGGCCTTTAACAGCCTTGCCATCAGCATCACGGCCATGGCGCTGGCCCTGCTGGTGGGCACGGCGCTGGGCCTTGTCGCGGCCGAGGCCGGGGGCAAAACCGGTATTCTGACAGATGGGCTAAGTGACCTTGGCATTGCCTTTCCCCCGGTCATCACCGCAGCCCTGCTGGTAACGCTGTACGGAGCAGGTGTGGGGGAGGAAATTCTGGCTCTGGCCCTCTTCTTCATCCCCAGTTTTATCCGACTTAGCCAGCAGTCAGCCTCTGCCATTCTGTCACAGGATTACTGCGCCGCAGCCCGTCTGGCCGCACTGAACACCCTGCACATTCACTGGCGGCATGTTCTGCCCAACATGGTGCCCGTGCTGGTGGTGCAATTTTCAGTCAGTGTCGCGCTAGCCCTGCTGGCAGAAACCGGACTGTCCTATCTGGGACTGGGAGCACCCCCTCCCTTGCCTGAACTGGGCCGCCTGCTGGCATCGTATCAGGTGCATATTTTTGACCATCTGCTGCTGGTCGCTGTGCCGGGTCTTGTGGTTGTCATGCTGGTGCTTGGCGTCAACATGCTGGGGGACGGGCTGCGTGACCTGTTTGACATACAGGAGAAGTCAGCATGA